A single Cannabis sativa cultivar Pink pepper isolate KNU-18-1 chromosome 7, ASM2916894v1, whole genome shotgun sequence DNA region contains:
- the LOC115725660 gene encoding cyclin-dependent protein kinase inhibitor SMR4 codes for MEEYERSDTNTMEGEDCTTPKRRECRIPETFVCPPPPKKKSMSGTKRQPPKNGYFHPPDLDSLFVIPSRGQACA; via the coding sequence ATGGAGGAGTACGAGAGATCTGATACGAATACGATGGAGGGAGAAGATTGTACGACGCCGAAGCGGAGGGAGTGCCGTATTCCGGAGACTTTCGTATGTCCACCGCCGCCGAAGAAGAAATCGATGAGTGGAACCAAACGACAACCGCCTAAGAACGGGTATTTTCATCCACCGGATCTCGATTCTCTTTTCGTAATTCCTTCTAGAGGCCAAGCCTGTGCTTAG